One window of Dendropsophus ebraccatus isolate aDenEbr1 chromosome 13, aDenEbr1.pat, whole genome shotgun sequence genomic DNA carries:
- the LOC138771030 gene encoding pinin-like has product MAVAVRTLQEQLEKAKESLKNVDENIRKLTGRDPNDARPAPARRMTITGPNVVGGRGRGGIVLRRGLSDGGGGPPAKQRDFEGALSRLGGERRQRRESRQESDAEEEDDKKPALQSSVVATSKERTRRDLIQDQNMDEKGKQRNRRIFGLLMGTLQKFKQESNVATERQKRRQEIEQKLEVQAEEEKKQVENERRELFEERRAKQTELRLLEQKVELAHLQEEWNEHNVKIIKYIRTKTKPHLFYIPGRMCPPTQKLFEESQKKLNSIFDSRRAEFAEQLNKMEARPRRHSMKEKDQEKKHDDENEEQKEDPEDGKVARHEIDEETGNLPNDIEMEDTFEEEKDVSVTLRDVEIVQDNSLMEDGDDSKAEEKIEEEGRVEVEEPQISKWEEREPEVEEEVREDEKRDNVEEEEHQQTMDTSQASVDQLEDDINHSKEVESDERTDDQPETKVREETDIRRTNEPESEVELPEKPEKERETELMFHPPAHYEPQTRLDSHYHVEDEPVPEREEARVTPVNNTEPQVEQTQITSSEHKEKRSRSRGRTRNKAGKSRSRSSSSSSSSSSSSSSSSGSSSSSSSSQSSSSSSSSSSGSSSRDSSSSSSSSSSESRSRSRGRGHVREEKRRRSVERKRREREASGAERSHKSSKVSNRDSKGSKEKVSSRSDRKRTVSEGSRSAKRPSRSERDRKSDRKDKRR; this is encoded by the exons ATGGCGGTAGCTGTGCGCACTTTGCAAGAACAACTGGAAAAGGCGAAGGAGAGTCTGAAAAATGTGGATGAAAATATACGGAAACTGACTGGCCGGGACCCGAATGATGCCAG GCCGGCACCAGCAAGGCGGATGACTATCACAGGTCCAAATGTGGTTGGAGGTAGAGGCCGTGGTGGCATTGTGCTACG GCGTGGACTctcagatggaggaggaggacccCCAGCCAAGCAGCGGGACTTTGAGGGTGCACTTAGCAG GCTGGGTGGGGAGCGTCGGCAGAGGAGAGAGTCACGCCAGGAAAGCGACGCTGAGGAAGAGGATGATAAAAAA cCAGCGTTGCAATCCTCTGTTGTTGCTACCTCCAAAGAACGTACACGCCGAGATCttatacaagatcaaaacatggATGAAAAGGGAAAGCAAAG aaaTCGGCGAATATTTGGCCTGTTGATGGGAACACTTCAAAAATTCAAACAAGAATCTAATGTTGCTACAGAGAga CAAAAAAGACGTCAAGAAATTGAGCAAAAGCTTGAAGTGCAggcagaagaagagaaaaaacagGTGGAAAATGAGCGGAGAGAACTTTTTGAGGAAAGACGTGCCAAACAAACAGAACTGCGACTATTAGAACAAAAGGTTGAACTGGCACATCTG caaGAAGAATGGAATGAACACAATGTAAAAATCATAAAGTATATAAGGACAAAAACAAAACCCCATCTGTTTTACATACCGGGTAGAATGTGTCCACCCACTCAGAAGTTATTCGAGGAGTCGCAGAAAAAGCTGAATA GTATATTTGATAGTAGACGAGCTGAGTTTGCAGAGCAGTTGAATAAAATGGAAGCTAGGCCTAGACGCCATTCCATGAAAGAGAAAGATCAAGAAAAGAAGCACGACGACGAAAATGAAGAACAGAAGGAGGACCCAGAAGATGGTAAGGTGGCTCGGCATGAGATAGATGAGGAGACAGGTAACCTGCCTAATGACATAGAGATGGAGGACACCTTTGAGGAAGAGAAGGATGTTAGCGTTACTTTAAGAGATGTAGAAATAGTGCAGGATAATAGTCTTATGGAAGATGGTGATGATTCCAAGGCTGAGGAAAAGATTGAGGAAGAAGGTAGGGTTGAGGTAGAAGAGCCACAGATTAGTAAGTGGGAAGAAAGGGAGCCAGAGGTTGAGGAAGAAGTGAGAGAAGATGAGAAGAGAGACAACGTTGAGGAAGAGGAGCATCAGCAGACAATGGATACTAGTCAGGCAAGTGTAGATCAGTTAGAGGATGATATTAACCATAGTAAGGAAGTAGAAAGTGATGAGAGAACGGATGACCAGCCAGAAACTAAAGTTCGTGAGGAAACAGACATACGAAGAACAAATGAGCCTGAATCTGAAGTAGAGTTGCCAGAAAAACCAGAAAAGGAGCGAGAGACAGAACTTATGTTCCATCCACCGGCTCACTATGAGCCCCAGACAAGGCTTGACTCACACTACCATGTAGAAGACGAGCCTGTacctgagagagaggaggctAGAGTAACACCTGTAAATAACACAGAGCCCCAAGTAGAGCAGACCCAGATTACCTCCTCAGAACATAAGGAAAAGAGGAGCAGAAGTAGGGGCAGAACCAGGAACAAAGCGGGCAAGAGCAGAAGccggagtagcagcagcagtagttctAGCAGTAGTTCCAGTTCAAGCAGTAGTGGCAGTAgctccagcagcagcagtagtcagaGTAGTTccagcagtagtagcagcagcagtgggagcagcagcagggatagcagtagcagcagtagtagtagtagcagtgaaaGTCGGAGCCGAAGCAGAGGTAGAGGGCATGTCAGGGAGGAGAAACGCAGGCGAAGTGTTGAGCGGAAGCGAAGAGAAAGAGAAGCGTCTGGAGCAGAGAGGAGTCACAAGTCTTCTAAAGTCAGTAACAGAGACTCCAAAGGATCCAAGGAGAAAGTATCATCGAGGTCTGACCGGAAGAGGACTGTTTCTGAAGGTAGCCGTTCAGCCAAAAGGCCGTCAAGAAGTGAGCGAGACCGTAAATCAGACAGGAAAGATAAAAGGCGTTGA